A DNA window from Elusimicrobiota bacterium contains the following coding sequences:
- a CDS encoding response regulator, with protein MTGKRIDLLVIDDQVDMLESLYDILQEYGYNVTMVDSGEKGIELIKNRFFDLALVDMQMPGIDGLGTFREIHKFSPATKVLMMTAASIEDMVNEALKDGAFAVVYKPFQVEKLIDMLEQARTRPVILVADDRWEDREVMKDILEEKYTVVTAKDGAEAVQLIDRGGVNIVFLDVRMPVMDGFAALDVIKKSHPNVGVIMMTGYNMDEGVVENIKKDAFALMYKPFHMENVLSLIESLHEKKQQVKSSVAEVLLIDDEENVRETLGDILTDEGYKVTTVSTGKGAFEEINKKFFNLVITDFHLPDSTGLDIAKKIKDDHEDIYIILMTGQASLDMAQKAIQQDIFDYLIKPVKPEVLIKTMNKALDQQRLRLENKKMMEELKRMNDELKKLDELKSKFLSMVTHDLRTPLTSIKGYNSLLRMGRRGPVTPEQIKILEIIDREADHLNGLIGDLLDLSRIEAGKLKVEKQWDSIASVIEAVFNRVKTIADGKGVIIEKDVQQDIPAIFIDPARIEQVLTNFVTNATKHTKSGDKIIIIGKYDEKGKNVVVEVVDTGEGIPPQELTKLFNKFYQIEGAMGERAGLGLGLAICKEIISLHRGQVYVHSDGIGRGSKFWFVIPVQKKEDDAVSTAN; from the coding sequence ATGACCGGAAAACGGATTGATTTGTTGGTTATCGACGACCAGGTGGATATGCTGGAGTCGTTATATGACATACTGCAGGAGTACGGTTATAATGTTACCATGGTTGACAGCGGAGAAAAAGGGATTGAGCTTATTAAAAACAGGTTTTTTGACCTTGCATTAGTTGATATGCAGATGCCGGGGATCGATGGGTTGGGAACCTTCAGGGAAATTCATAAGTTTAGTCCCGCAACTAAAGTGTTGATGATGACCGCTGCGTCAATCGAGGATATGGTGAATGAAGCTCTGAAGGACGGCGCGTTTGCTGTGGTATACAAACCGTTCCAGGTGGAAAAACTTATCGATATGCTGGAACAAGCACGGACCCGGCCGGTAATTTTAGTGGCGGATGACCGCTGGGAAGACCGTGAAGTTATGAAGGATATACTAGAAGAAAAGTATACGGTTGTTACCGCGAAAGACGGTGCGGAAGCTGTGCAGTTAATTGACCGCGGGGGTGTGAATATTGTTTTCCTTGACGTACGCATGCCTGTAATGGATGGTTTCGCTGCGTTGGATGTTATTAAAAAGTCGCATCCTAATGTAGGGGTTATCATGATGACCGGATATAACATGGATGAAGGTGTAGTTGAGAATATAAAAAAAGATGCGTTTGCGCTGATGTATAAACCGTTTCATATGGAAAACGTTTTGTCATTAATAGAATCGTTGCATGAAAAAAAACAGCAGGTTAAGTCAAGTGTAGCGGAAGTGTTGTTGATAGATGACGAGGAAAATGTCAGGGAAACACTGGGAGATATTCTTACGGATGAAGGGTATAAAGTTACAACGGTGTCCACAGGCAAGGGTGCATTTGAGGAAATAAATAAAAAGTTTTTTAATCTTGTTATTACTGACTTTCATCTGCCTGATTCTACGGGGTTGGATATCGCAAAAAAAATTAAGGATGACCACGAAGATATATACATTATTTTGATGACCGGGCAGGCGTCGCTGGATATGGCGCAAAAGGCTATACAACAGGATATTTTTGATTATCTCATAAAACCGGTGAAGCCGGAAGTGTTGATTAAGACTATGAATAAAGCGTTGGATCAGCAGAGGTTGAGGTTAGAGAATAAAAAAATGATGGAAGAACTTAAGCGGATGAACGATGAGCTAAAAAAACTCGATGAGTTAAAGTCAAAATTTTTGTCGATGGTAACCCACGACTTGCGTACGCCGTTGACAAGTATAAAAGGGTATAATTCGTTGTTGCGTATGGGCCGCCGCGGGCCGGTTACTCCTGAACAGATTAAAATTCTTGAGATCATCGACAGAGAAGCTGACCATCTAAATGGTTTGATCGGTGACCTCCTCGATTTATCAAGGATTGAAGCAGGGAAGTTAAAGGTTGAGAAACAATGGGATTCTATTGCCAGTGTCATAGAAGCGGTGTTTAACCGCGTTAAGACTATTGCCGATGGTAAAGGTGTTATTATTGAAAAAGATGTACAGCAGGATATTCCCGCAATATTTATTGATCCTGCGAGGATTGAGCAGGTGCTGACTAATTTTGTTACTAATGCTACAAAACATACGAAGAGCGGGGATAAGATCATAATTATAGGTAAGTATGACGAAAAAGGTAAGAATGTTGTCGTAGAGGTTGTTGATACCGGTGAAGGTATACCGCCGCAGGAGTTAACGAAGTTGTTTAATAAGTTTTATCAGATAGAAGGCGCAATGGGTGAACGTGCTGGGTTAGGGTTGGGGCTTGCGATATGTAAGGAAATAATCAGTCTTCACCGCGGGCAGGTGTATGTGCATAGCGACGGTATTGGGCGCGGGTCAAAGTTCTGGTTTGTTATACCTGTACAGAAAAAAGAGGATGATGCCGTCTCAACGGCGAATTAA